The following proteins are encoded in a genomic region of Natrinema sp. DC36:
- a CDS encoding right-handed parallel beta-helix repeat-containing protein, with protein MRDENAAKSYLNRRTLLRGGAVATTGLVALGAGASAQSDETDEPTVITERTTITEPGEYVLGDDLAVADETCLTIRASDVTLDGRGHEIVRTGDRALPDPDRPDPDTAGIGTDAPGSEPLSDITVTNVTVSNFGAGIHFDDVRDGSIGATTVRENNVGIYLENSTAITVAENTVDRTGWRGIALFDSDDNVVTENTSNNGDHDLTRGLELLNSNQNTIEKNIFSNNFTGVELGNSHGNGLEENNIRDNEHENVVLRESDTNALLENTVTGSGWVGISATGTGNEFKRNAVRDTRGYGFIVSGTENLVRGNEITGSAADGLNIDGERGRIEENTTSENDLAGIRVSGSECALNENVSTRNGEAELFLDEESSDTTGTGNFLSDDECPYFVDEGTNNDVKYTTE; from the coding sequence ATGCGAGACGAAAACGCTGCGAAGTCGTACCTGAACCGACGAACGCTCCTTCGCGGAGGTGCGGTCGCTACGACTGGCCTCGTCGCGCTCGGCGCGGGTGCCAGCGCGCAGAGCGACGAAACGGACGAACCGACCGTCATCACGGAGCGGACGACGATCACCGAACCTGGGGAGTACGTGCTCGGTGACGATCTGGCGGTCGCCGACGAGACCTGTCTCACGATTCGGGCGAGCGACGTCACGCTCGATGGACGGGGACACGAGATCGTTCGAACCGGTGACCGCGCCCTTCCGGACCCGGACCGTCCGGACCCGGACACGGCCGGTATCGGTACGGATGCGCCCGGTTCAGAACCCCTCTCCGATATCACCGTGACGAACGTGACGGTCTCGAACTTCGGGGCCGGAATTCACTTCGACGACGTGCGGGACGGGTCTATCGGAGCAACGACGGTGCGCGAAAACAACGTCGGTATCTATCTCGAGAATTCGACCGCGATCACGGTCGCCGAAAACACCGTGGATCGCACGGGGTGGCGCGGAATCGCACTGTTCGACTCGGACGACAACGTGGTTACCGAAAACACGAGCAATAACGGGGACCACGACCTCACCCGCGGGCTCGAACTGCTGAATTCGAACCAGAATACGATCGAGAAAAATATATTTTCGAACAATTTCACCGGTGTCGAACTCGGGAACTCGCACGGAAACGGACTCGAGGAAAACAACATTCGCGACAACGAACACGAGAACGTCGTGCTGCGGGAATCGGATACCAACGCGCTTCTCGAGAACACCGTCACAGGCTCTGGGTGGGTCGGAATCAGCGCGACGGGCACCGGCAACGAGTTCAAACGGAACGCGGTACGAGACACTCGAGGGTACGGTTTTATCGTTTCCGGAACCGAGAACCTGGTCAGAGGGAACGAAATCACCGGTAGCGCCGCTGATGGGCTCAATATCGATGGCGAGCGCGGTCGCATCGAGGAAAACACGACTTCGGAGAACGACCTCGCCGGAATTCGGGTTAGCGGTAGCGAATGCGCGCTGAACGAAAACGTCTCGACTCGTAACGGCGAAGCGGAGCTGTTCCTCGACGAGGAGTCGTCCGATACCACGGGAACGGGGAACTTCCTCTCCGACGACGAGTGCCCCTACTTCGTCGACGAAGGAACGAACAACGACGTCAAATACACAACGGAGTAA
- the allB gene encoding allantoinase AllB codes for MTVDLVVRNSTVVTPAGRTPDAGIAVEDGQIVAVGRSDRLPDADRVLDAEGNVLVPGIVDCHIHNREPGLEYKEDWESATRAAAAGGVTTVVGMPNTDPVIDSPENLELKFERGEASAHVDFQSYAVVTSENLDLIPEIDAVGPLGFKVFLGSTVGDVPPPNDGEILEAMEKIRETGKRLGFHEENGEIIDHYTERFKAEGRNEPIDHSHSRPVIAEREAVERMITFAEETGAKIHMFHVSSGSAAEAVGRGKERGVDVTAETTPHYLWFTEEVMREKGNVARVQPPIRDAEERDRLWEIGIDDGVIDCIATDHAPHTPAEKKVDDPFGNTWNAISGFVGLETEVPAMLTFVDGGRLSLEEWVRRHSTRPAQVWGMYPQKGSLQVGTDADFTIVDPEREWTLEDRRELHSKNCVTPFEGESFTGKAVATVVRGEVVYEDVAVVGEAGHGTRVDVA; via the coding sequence ATGACCGTGGATCTCGTCGTGCGTAACAGTACCGTCGTCACGCCCGCGGGCCGGACGCCCGACGCGGGCATCGCCGTCGAGGACGGACAAATCGTCGCCGTCGGCCGGAGCGACCGGCTTCCCGACGCCGATCGCGTCCTCGACGCCGAGGGGAACGTGCTGGTCCCCGGGATCGTCGACTGCCACATCCACAACCGCGAACCCGGCCTCGAGTACAAGGAAGACTGGGAATCCGCGACGCGAGCGGCGGCCGCCGGCGGCGTGACGACCGTCGTCGGGATGCCGAATACGGACCCCGTCATCGACAGCCCCGAGAATCTCGAGCTCAAATTCGAGCGCGGTGAGGCCTCGGCCCACGTGGACTTTCAGAGTTACGCGGTCGTCACCTCGGAGAATCTCGATCTCATTCCCGAGATCGACGCAGTCGGCCCGCTCGGGTTCAAGGTCTTCCTCGGCTCGACGGTCGGCGACGTCCCGCCGCCGAACGACGGCGAAATTCTCGAAGCCATGGAGAAGATCCGAGAGACCGGCAAGCGACTGGGATTCCACGAGGAAAACGGCGAGATCATCGATCACTACACGGAGCGCTTCAAGGCCGAGGGGAGAAACGAACCGATCGATCACTCCCACTCGCGGCCCGTGATCGCCGAACGGGAGGCCGTCGAGCGGATGATCACCTTCGCCGAGGAGACCGGCGCGAAGATCCACATGTTCCACGTCTCGTCGGGATCGGCGGCAGAGGCTGTCGGCCGCGGGAAAGAACGCGGCGTCGATGTCACCGCCGAGACGACGCCCCACTACCTCTGGTTCACCGAGGAGGTCATGCGAGAGAAGGGGAACGTCGCGCGTGTTCAGCCACCCATTCGGGACGCCGAGGAACGCGACAGGCTCTGGGAGATCGGCATCGACGACGGCGTGATCGACTGCATCGCCACCGACCACGCACCGCACACGCCCGCGGAGAAGAAAGTCGACGACCCCTTCGGGAACACGTGGAACGCAATTTCGGGCTTCGTCGGCCTCGAGACCGAGGTGCCGGCCATGCTCACCTTCGTCGATGGCGGACGGCTCTCGCTCGAGGAGTGGGTCCGCCGCCACTCGACGCGTCCGGCGCAGGTCTGGGGGATGTACCCGCAGAAGGGATCGCTGCAGGTCGGGACCGACGCCGACTTCACCATCGTCGATCCGGAGCGGGAGTGGACGCTCGAGGACCGGCGAGAGTTGCATTCGAAGAACTGCGTGACGCCGTTCGAGGGCGAGTCCTTTACGGGGAAGGCGGTCGCGACCGTGGTCCGCGGCGAGGTCGTCTACGAGGACGTCGCGGTCGTCGGCGAGGCGGGACACGGAACGCGCGTCGACGTCGCGTAG
- a CDS encoding NAD-dependent epimerase/dehydratase family protein — MDSPAIRDSTVLVTGGAGFIGSHLVEALTPHNEVRVLDNLTTGDRTHLPDGVTVIEGDIRDPIALQKAARGVDVIFHHAALVSVGRSVDAPRRSNRTNLEASLLVLEQARQEDARVVVASSAAVYGHPQELPVTETAPTNPTSPYGVQKLALDQYTRLYEELYDLPTVALRYFNAYGPRQQGPYSGVISTFLEQARAGEPITVEGDGEQSRDFVHVSDVVRANLRAATTDAVGEAFNIGTGQRTTILELAEIVRDATGSSSPIVHRDSRPGDIRHSGADTTKATRELGFDARIDLESGIRSLVDGGERTPLEEDAGTLLESNREHGSYS; from the coding sequence ATGGACTCGCCAGCGATTCGCGACAGCACGGTGCTCGTGACCGGCGGCGCGGGCTTTATCGGTAGCCACCTCGTCGAGGCGCTGACGCCCCACAACGAGGTCAGGGTCCTCGACAACCTCACGACCGGCGACAGAACCCACCTCCCCGACGGCGTGACGGTGATCGAGGGCGATATTCGGGACCCGATCGCGCTGCAAAAAGCGGCCCGCGGCGTCGACGTGATCTTCCACCACGCCGCACTCGTCAGCGTCGGACGGAGCGTCGACGCGCCACGACGGAGCAATCGCACGAACCTCGAGGCGAGTCTGCTGGTTCTCGAGCAGGCCCGGCAGGAGGACGCCCGGGTCGTCGTCGCCTCGAGCGCGGCGGTGTACGGTCACCCCCAAGAGCTGCCGGTCACCGAAACGGCGCCGACGAACCCGACCTCGCCTTACGGCGTCCAGAAGCTCGCCCTCGACCAGTACACCCGCCTCTACGAGGAGCTGTACGATCTGCCGACCGTCGCGTTGCGCTATTTCAACGCCTACGGCCCGCGCCAACAGGGGCCCTACAGCGGCGTGATTTCGACGTTCCTCGAGCAGGCGCGGGCGGGCGAGCCGATCACGGTCGAGGGAGACGGCGAGCAGAGTCGGGACTTCGTTCACGTGAGCGACGTCGTCCGGGCGAACCTGCGGGCGGCGACGACCGACGCGGTCGGCGAGGCGTTCAACATCGGGACGGGCCAGCGAACGACGATCCTGGAACTCGCCGAGATCGTCCGGGATGCGACCGGATCGTCCTCACCGATCGTCCACCGAGATTCTCGCCCCGGCGATATCAGACACAGCGGCGCGGACACCACGAAGGCGACGCGCGAACTCGGGTTCGACGCCCGGATCGATCTCGAGTCCGGAATCCGGTCGCTGGTCGACGGGGGCGAGCGGACGCCGCTCGAGGAAGACGCTGGCACGCTACTGGAGTCGAACCGGGAACACGGTTCGTACAGTTGA
- a CDS encoding ArsR family transcriptional regulator, translating into MSVQTNRTEPLEESEVFHILGNDRRRAIVQLLAAEGGQIDVSDVATEIAATESDTTPVPNNLYKSVYVSLQQTHLPQLEEDAVIEYDSDAKTIQPGRHFDEVLQYVDGHTDDHSRVLGMHLGLCLLGLAIIALVGLGLPVVSSIDPVLSSVLLFLAVAASSLYQLLG; encoded by the coding sequence ATGTCAGTTCAAACGAACAGAACTGAGCCACTCGAGGAGAGCGAGGTATTTCACATCCTCGGTAACGATAGACGACGGGCTATCGTCCAGCTGCTCGCGGCGGAGGGCGGACAGATCGACGTCTCCGATGTCGCGACCGAGATCGCTGCGACGGAATCCGATACCACGCCCGTCCCGAACAACCTCTACAAGAGCGTCTACGTTTCCCTCCAACAGACGCATCTCCCCCAGCTCGAGGAAGACGCCGTGATCGAGTACGACTCCGATGCGAAGACGATCCAGCCCGGTCGTCACTTCGACGAGGTCCTCCAGTACGTCGACGGGCACACAGACGATCACTCGCGCGTCTTGGGGATGCACCTCGGGCTCTGTCTCCTCGGGCTCGCGATCATCGCGCTCGTCGGCCTCGGACTGCCGGTCGTCTCGAGCATCGATCCGGTGCTCTCGAGCGTGCTACTGTTTCTCGCCGTCGCTGCGAGCAGCCTCTATCAGCTGCTCGGCTGA
- a CDS encoding winged helix-turn-helix domain-containing protein, with translation MSTQASNTRSESTANPAAKLDVLGDDCARTILIATSEGPKTAKELTKRTDSSSATVYRRINNLLESDLLAECVRFENDGSHTTAYETTVDALRVRIDADGINVVVSDSDG, from the coding sequence ATGTCAACGCAAGCAAGTAACACACGATCCGAGTCGACTGCCAATCCAGCGGCCAAACTCGATGTCCTCGGTGACGACTGCGCACGGACGATCCTCATCGCCACGAGCGAAGGGCCGAAGACCGCAAAGGAACTGACGAAACGAACGGACAGCTCGTCGGCAACGGTCTACCGACGAATCAACAACCTCCTCGAGAGCGATCTCCTGGCGGAGTGTGTGCGGTTCGAGAACGACGGGTCCCATACGACCGCCTACGAGACGACCGTCGACGCCCTTCGCGTTCGGATCGACGCGGACGGGATTAACGTCGTCGTCTCTGATAGCGACGGCTGA
- a CDS encoding PadR family transcriptional regulator, which produces MHDLTGFQRDLLYVIAGADRPSGQTVKDEVEKYYSSEINHGRLYPNLDTLVNKELVEKGQLDRRTNYYAITDAGRQQIEDRREWEGQYIDF; this is translated from the coding sequence ATGCACGATCTGACCGGCTTCCAGCGCGACCTGCTGTACGTGATCGCAGGTGCCGACCGACCGTCGGGGCAGACCGTCAAAGACGAAGTCGAGAAGTACTACAGTTCGGAGATCAACCACGGACGGTTGTATCCGAATCTGGATACGCTCGTCAACAAGGAACTGGTCGAGAAGGGACAACTCGACAGGCGAACGAACTACTACGCGATCACTGATGCCGGTCGACAGCAGATCGAAGATCGTCGGGAATGGGAGGGACAGTATATCGACTTCTAG
- a CDS encoding DUF1616 domain-containing protein produces MSHRTSSRTRFEFVRRYPLDLAAVSISAVLAFLIVTAFESGTGLRLFVTMPLALFLPGYALVSVLFPARERDARETAATAAEARPRGIDVTERVGLGFVLSLAIVPLAVLLLPITGWGLTAASIAGALALVTVVTAQLGVVRRLRTPDADRFSVSPISSLERLRGDDSAVATASSVLLVVAIGTAVGALLVGFLLPVAGGGYTELALYSEDEDGELVAGALPSEVEPGESIPLTVSIENQEGDQQRYTVVVQEQVVEDGEVVERTELRRIDATVSDGATASGERSVTPTAGPGETVRISLLLYQGEPPATPTNENAAEETHFWVEVTGA; encoded by the coding sequence ATGAGTCATCGAACCAGTAGTCGGACGCGATTCGAGTTCGTTCGCCGGTACCCGCTCGATCTCGCGGCCGTCTCGATCAGCGCGGTACTCGCGTTCCTAATCGTGACGGCGTTCGAGTCCGGAACCGGCCTTCGATTGTTCGTTACGATGCCGCTTGCACTGTTTCTCCCGGGCTACGCGCTCGTTTCGGTCCTGTTTCCGGCCCGCGAGCGGGACGCGCGAGAAACGGCGGCGACGGCCGCCGAGGCCCGTCCCCGCGGAATCGACGTCACCGAACGCGTCGGTCTGGGATTCGTCCTCTCGCTCGCGATCGTTCCGCTGGCCGTGCTGCTGTTGCCGATCACCGGCTGGGGGCTGACCGCTGCGTCGATCGCAGGGGCGCTCGCTCTCGTGACGGTCGTCACCGCCCAACTGGGTGTCGTGCGACGGCTCCGGACTCCGGACGCCGATCGGTTCAGCGTCTCCCCGATCTCGAGTCTGGAGCGTCTCCGCGGCGACGATAGCGCGGTCGCGACGGCGTCGTCGGTACTGCTCGTAGTCGCGATCGGAACGGCGGTCGGCGCGTTACTCGTTGGATTTTTGCTGCCCGTAGCGGGCGGCGGGTACACCGAGCTCGCGCTGTACAGCGAAGACGAAGACGGCGAACTGGTCGCCGGCGCGCTGCCGAGCGAGGTCGAGCCGGGCGAGTCGATCCCGCTAACCGTCTCGATCGAAAACCAGGAGGGCGACCAACAGCGCTACACGGTCGTGGTCCAGGAACAGGTCGTCGAAGACGGCGAGGTGGTCGAACGAACGGAGTTACGACGGATCGACGCGACCGTCTCGGACGGCGCGACCGCGAGCGGGGAACGATCGGTGACGCCGACGGCAGGACCCGGCGAAACGGTCCGGATCAGTCTGTTGCTCTATCAGGGCGAACCGCCGGCCACGCCGACGAACGAAAACGCTGCGGAGGAGACCCACTTCTGGGTGGAAGTAACAGGAGCGTAA